A window of the Microtus pennsylvanicus isolate mMicPen1 chromosome 4, mMicPen1.hap1, whole genome shotgun sequence genome harbors these coding sequences:
- the Arl14epl gene encoding ARL14 effector protein-like, whose protein sequence is MSELSDKNNLTREESTNQMFAEKNSQIGQKQLQQIERQLKCLAFQNPGPQVADFNPETRQQKKKARMSQMNEYFSGKYKVMKKYDKSGKLICNDMDLCDCLEKNCLGCFYPCPKCNSNKCGPECRCNRRWVYDAIVTESGEVISTLPFSVPD, encoded by the exons ATGAGCGAACTGTCCGATAAGAACAACCTCACTCGAGAAGAATCCACAAATCAAATGTTTGCAGAGAAGAACAGTCAGATTGGACAGAAGCAACTG CAGCAGATAGAGCGGCAGCTGAAGTGCTTGGCGTTTCAGAACCCTGGACCCCAGGTGGCAGATTTTAACCCCGAGACAAGGCAGCAGAAGAAGAAAGCACGGATGTCACAAATGAATGAGTATTTCTCTGGGAAGTACAA AGTGATGAAGAAGTATGACAAAAGTGGCAAGCTAATCTGTAATGACATGGACCTGTGTGACTGCCTAGAGAAGAACTGCCTGGGCTGCTTCTACCCTTGTCCCAAGTGCAACTCCAACAAGTGTGGGCCCGAGTGCCGGTGCAACCGCCGCTGGGTTTATGATGCCATCGTCACTGAGTCTGGAGAGGTCATCAGCACCTTGCCATTTAGTGTCCCCGACTAG